The following proteins are co-located in the Desulfatibacillum aliphaticivorans DSM 15576 genome:
- a CDS encoding pyridoxal phosphate-dependent aminotransferase, whose translation MSISKLIQESVEKSSWIRKMFEEGPKLKAQYGAENVYDFSLGNPNLQPPEEFHKALAKVAADSVEFGHGYTPNSGYPFVRKAVADYINEEQGINATENEVIMTCGAAGALNITLKALLDPGDEVLCPAPYFVEYGFYAQNHGGVLKTAPVKDDFTLDIDAMAEAVTEKTKAVLVNSPNNPTGQVYSEESLGALGKLLEDKSKQYGKVIYLLSDEPYRKIAFDGIEVPSIFKCYKETIVATSYSKDLSIPGERIGWACVNPEATYKDQLIGAMTMTNRILGFVNAPGIMQRAVAESIGATVDVSQYAEKRELICNGLKEAGYTFTKPAGAFYLFPKTPTEDDVAFVRALQKERILVVPGRGFGTPGHFRIAFCMDNATIKNSLPGFAKALKEFK comes from the coding sequence ATGTCCATATCCAAACTGATCCAGGAAAGCGTTGAAAAATCCTCATGGATTCGCAAAATGTTCGAAGAAGGCCCCAAGCTGAAAGCCCAATACGGAGCGGAAAACGTCTATGATTTTTCCCTGGGCAACCCCAACCTCCAGCCTCCCGAGGAATTTCACAAGGCCCTGGCCAAAGTCGCCGCCGACTCCGTGGAATTCGGCCACGGATACACCCCCAATTCAGGCTATCCTTTCGTCCGCAAGGCGGTGGCCGACTATATCAATGAAGAACAGGGCATCAACGCCACGGAAAATGAAGTGATCATGACCTGCGGCGCCGCGGGCGCCCTGAACATCACCCTCAAGGCCCTCCTGGATCCGGGCGACGAAGTCTTGTGCCCCGCGCCTTATTTTGTGGAGTATGGATTCTACGCCCAGAACCACGGCGGCGTGCTGAAAACCGCGCCGGTCAAGGACGACTTCACCCTGGATATTGACGCCATGGCCGAGGCCGTCACGGAAAAAACCAAGGCCGTGCTGGTCAACTCCCCCAACAACCCCACGGGCCAGGTGTATTCCGAAGAAAGCCTCGGCGCCCTGGGCAAACTCCTGGAAGACAAAAGCAAACAGTACGGCAAAGTCATCTACCTGCTTTCCGACGAGCCCTACCGGAAAATCGCCTTTGACGGCATCGAGGTTCCCAGCATCTTCAAATGCTACAAGGAAACCATTGTGGCCACCTCCTACTCCAAGGACCTGTCCATCCCCGGAGAGAGGATCGGATGGGCCTGCGTCAACCCGGAAGCCACGTACAAGGATCAATTGATCGGCGCCATGACCATGACCAACCGCATCCTGGGATTCGTCAACGCTCCCGGAATCATGCAACGGGCCGTGGCCGAATCCATCGGCGCCACCGTGGATGTATCCCAATACGCGGAAAAAAGGGAGCTTATCTGCAACGGCCTGAAAGAAGCGGGATACACCTTCACCAAGCCGGCCGGCGCATTTTACCTGTTCCCCAAAACCCCCACGGAAGACGACGTGGCCTTTGTCCGCGCCCTGCAAAAAGAGAGAATCCTGGTGGTTCCCGGACGCGGCTTCGGGACCCCCGGCCATTTCCGGATCGCCTTCTGCATGGACAACGCCACCATCAAAAACTCCCTGCCCGGCTTCGCCAAGGCGCTCAAGGAGTTTAAATAG
- a CDS encoding cache domain-containing protein: MTIISSSLLAAAAPCSAKGVYDWAYVALDYAREEKVAALHRFCDRIHGLARQVAKDPFMSGCFDIHQQYSQAKSQNLSSRELEKTIDELERSLSVYFAENYFAFYDVLFVTLNGDVIHSMRKDYIPGANLITGEAGGSRLSQCLEAKPQEECFVDFFQYAPSAESAAFFVEPVLIKNEHQGWLVLQLAVNKVNTIFAWIESLGQTGETFLVNADGLMLTESNFTGDSSILNKKLDDRNIQAKFKEGRGRRMVTDYRGCQALSSFEVVSFMGVQWLVVAKMDKDEIITQHYAEHRKYYANRLMDQLQNQPAPPARRLEIPQASRTLRIDMDEFLWAKEGERLHTFGVSTCTGFLAACPRRFGYMAHVSPHDKIYGGGGVNLVGRMVKRIESFDILPSEKRSLIFMVIAPRSETLPAIIDKLIEEGYLLSQILVLNNPQAESAAILYDYDPSRLHVLWRSRGQTSSAVHTLDDAKNVGAMVKEIMQAEETG; this comes from the coding sequence ATGACTATCATCTCCTCTTCGTTGCTTGCCGCGGCCGCCCCTTGCTCCGCCAAGGGAGTGTACGATTGGGCCTATGTAGCTCTGGATTACGCCAGGGAAGAAAAAGTAGCGGCCCTGCACCGGTTCTGCGACCGGATTCACGGCTTGGCGCGTCAGGTCGCCAAGGATCCTTTTATGTCGGGCTGTTTTGATATTCATCAGCAATACAGCCAGGCCAAAAGCCAAAATCTTTCTTCCCGTGAACTGGAAAAAACGATCGACGAATTGGAAAGGTCGCTTTCGGTTTACTTCGCCGAAAATTATTTCGCGTTTTACGACGTTCTGTTTGTGACCCTTAATGGAGATGTCATCCATTCCATGCGCAAGGACTATATTCCCGGCGCAAACCTTATTACCGGGGAGGCTGGCGGAAGCCGCTTGTCTCAATGCCTGGAGGCAAAGCCGCAAGAAGAATGCTTTGTGGATTTTTTCCAGTACGCCCCGTCCGCCGAATCCGCCGCCTTTTTTGTGGAGCCGGTGCTTATTAAAAATGAACATCAGGGGTGGTTGGTGCTTCAACTGGCAGTCAACAAAGTGAACACCATATTCGCCTGGATAGAAAGTTTGGGGCAAACCGGAGAGACTTTTTTGGTCAATGCAGATGGCCTAATGTTGACGGAATCTAATTTTACGGGTGATTCCAGCATCTTGAACAAAAAGCTGGACGACAGGAACATCCAGGCCAAGTTCAAGGAAGGCCGGGGCCGGCGCATGGTTACGGATTACCGGGGATGTCAGGCCTTATCATCCTTTGAAGTCGTTTCCTTCATGGGCGTCCAGTGGCTTGTCGTCGCAAAAATGGATAAGGACGAAATCATTACGCAGCATTACGCCGAGCACCGGAAGTACTATGCAAACAGGTTGATGGATCAACTCCAAAATCAGCCGGCGCCCCCCGCCCGCCGCCTGGAGATCCCGCAGGCATCAAGAACCCTTCGTATTGATATGGACGAGTTTTTATGGGCCAAGGAGGGAGAACGGCTGCATACATTCGGCGTATCCACCTGCACCGGATTTCTTGCTGCATGCCCGAGACGGTTCGGGTACATGGCGCACGTAAGCCCCCATGACAAAATTTACGGCGGCGGCGGCGTGAATCTTGTTGGACGCATGGTCAAGCGCATCGAGAGTTTCGACATTTTACCCAGTGAAAAAAGGTCCTTGATATTTATGGTGATTGCGCCCCGTTCTGAGACGCTGCCCGCCATCATCGACAAGCTCATTGAAGAGGGCTACCTGTTGTCCCAAATCCTTGTTTTGAATAATCCTCAGGCGGAGTCCGCCGCCATATTATATGACTACGACCCCTCGCGCCTGCATGTCCTGTGGCGGTCCCGAGGCCAAACAAGCAGCGCGGTGCATACCTTGGACGACGCCAAAAATGTGGGGGCCATGGTGAAGGAAATCATGCAGGCCGAGGAGACCGGGTAA
- a CDS encoding NifU family protein produces the protein MKEQVKAAIDEIRPTLQRDGGDVELVEVGDDGVVKVRLVGACKGCPMSQQTLKNGIEKYMKKNIPGVKSVEGVD, from the coding sequence ATGAAAGAACAAGTTAAAGCAGCGATTGATGAAATCCGCCCCACCCTGCAAAGGGACGGAGGAGACGTGGAACTGGTGGAAGTCGGGGACGACGGGGTCGTCAAGGTGCGTCTGGTAGGCGCTTGCAAGGGCTGCCCCATGAGCCAGCAGACCCTGAAAAACGGGATTGAAAAGTACATGAAAAAGAACATCCCCGGCGTGAAATCCGTGGAAGGCGTGGATTAA
- a CDS encoding beta-ketoacyl-ACP synthase III: protein MDAKTGRAPVIIGTGSAWPQRAVSNLDLQNIVDTSDEWITRRTGIRQRFIARADQNEETSDLAASASLAALEMAGKTPADLDMIILGTVTGDKPFPACACLVQEKIKAKKAAAFDISAGCSGFIYSLSMAENLIKAGQCDTVLVIGVDRISVMLDWKDRANCVLFGDGAGAVVVTAGDGPEKILSTHIRSDGACWDMLYGEYGAPYVHPSLEPIQPKPFHVVMEGNRVFKKAVSSMASLSHEALKANNLTGEDIALLIPHQANMRIITALAERVNVDMDRVYTNIDRFGNTSSGSIPIALDEAHRKGIIQKGDHVLLVTFGAGPTWGASVVSWGI, encoded by the coding sequence ATGGACGCAAAAACAGGGAGGGCGCCTGTCATAATCGGGACGGGTTCCGCATGGCCCCAGAGGGCTGTCAGCAACCTGGATTTACAAAACATCGTGGATACTTCCGACGAGTGGATCACCCGAAGGACCGGAATTCGCCAGCGCTTTATCGCCAGAGCCGACCAGAACGAGGAAACCTCGGATTTGGCCGCCTCCGCCTCCCTGGCCGCCTTGGAAATGGCGGGAAAAACCCCGGCCGACCTGGATATGATCATCCTGGGAACCGTCACCGGAGACAAGCCCTTTCCCGCCTGCGCCTGCCTGGTTCAGGAGAAAATCAAAGCCAAAAAAGCCGCAGCCTTTGATATTTCCGCAGGATGTTCGGGATTCATTTACTCCCTGTCCATGGCTGAGAACCTCATCAAAGCAGGCCAGTGCGACACCGTACTGGTAATCGGCGTGGACCGGATTTCCGTCATGCTGGATTGGAAGGACCGGGCCAACTGCGTGCTGTTCGGCGACGGCGCCGGCGCCGTGGTGGTCACCGCCGGAGATGGGCCGGAGAAGATACTCTCAACCCATATCCGCTCGGACGGCGCATGCTGGGACATGCTTTACGGCGAGTACGGCGCGCCCTATGTGCATCCCAGCCTGGAGCCTATACAGCCCAAGCCTTTTCATGTGGTTATGGAAGGAAATCGGGTGTTTAAAAAAGCGGTTTCCAGCATGGCTTCCCTGTCTCATGAGGCCCTGAAAGCCAACAACCTGACCGGCGAGGACATCGCCCTGCTCATCCCCCATCAGGCCAATATGCGCATCATCACCGCTCTGGCCGAAAGGGTGAACGTGGACATGGACCGGGTGTACACCAATATCGACCGGTTCGGGAACACATCCTCCGGCTCCATTCCCATCGCCCTGGACGAAGCCCACCGCAAAGGCATCATCCAAAAAGGAGACCACGTGCTTTTGGTGACCTTCGGGGCCGGCCCCACCTGGGGCGCTTCCGTTGTTTCCTGGGGAATTTAA
- a CDS encoding hybrid sensor histidine kinase/response regulator — translation MQAPGRTWGRRFLAVVLLLLLISLYWLSQQNFLLFHVLVEFISIVVAWGLFILVWNSRSMMEENALLLVGAAYLFVGWVDLLHTLSYKGMGVFSNEWGPNLPTQLWILARYLESSALFLFSIMAGKKVKAEPVMAAYGAVTLFALVSIFWWRIFPDCFVEGKGLAPFKVISEYVICATLLASLAALRKNRRFLNPYIYRMMSLSMAATIASELSFTFYISVYGISNVVGHLFKIISFYLIYRSLIYSGLRRPFETLFNSLKISQTSYRHLFDTMSQGVLVIDAFGNLTEVNPSACEILGLSREEMLGQNLYKFDWNVILESGEAMPPDQSPARKVLETGEPVRDIVRGVYNPKLKEYRWIQLSIVPRFSHGGEHLDQVQAVMSDITEMRRSEEFLRKRVSELQCLFGLGRLVETPGITQEEIIRGCVELIPHGLRHSSMAWASISFEGQTYATENYKDTALKISTPIEVEGERLGVIEAGYLETPLLHDGEAFLREEADLLHALAERLGRVAARIRLQETIQENQARQRALLEGLPDLLFRMDRKGRYLFISDKAGEVMGLTPGQGIGKTHRELGYPEYQAEFLDKSLNQVFRTNAGCESELVVTGTHPVKVYNVRFVPVWDAKKQLTSVLGICRDITEHRKVERDFKSLFEEMMDGFALHEIICNDDGEPVDYRFLAVNPAFEKMTGLKGEDILGKRVLEVFPLTEKSWIEAYGKVALTGEPIAFENYSVALERHFYVTAYRPAPGQFACIFADVTENKKTEADRERLIQAVEQSGETIVITDTDGNIQYVNPSFERVSGYSREEVIGRNPNILKSGEQDEAFYAHMWQTISSGRTWEGRMVNKTQDGGFFIEKASISPVMDKNGEITNYIGVKRDITEEIQLEERLAQSQKMEAIGTLAGGIAHDFNNILTPIFGFTEMLKEDIPPNSPMQNHVEEVFQAALRARELVKQILTFSRQDNQEVRPLRLQPIIKEAMKLLRGAIPTTIDFQLDIDPKCGIVMADPTQIHQIVMNLATNAYHAMEMTGGALTVTLKESAVSSNDPSFPELSGGKYAVLTVSDTGIGLEDKVLERIFDPYYTTKPRGKGTGLGLSVVHGIVTSAQGAVRAYSEPGRGTKFSIYLPVKERVFEAREKTDETPVPGGSEKILLVDDEAPVERLETRILERLGYDVVSCSSSLIALESFTKDPHAFDLLVTDMTMPNMTGAQLAMEMRKIRPELPVIICTGFSNFIDEEKAASMGIQGYVTKPVVKRELAQVVRTALDQA, via the coding sequence ATGCAGGCGCCCGGCAGGACGTGGGGGCGGCGCTTTTTAGCTGTAGTTCTGTTATTGCTCCTGATCTCTTTGTATTGGTTGAGCCAACAAAATTTTCTATTATTTCACGTCCTGGTCGAATTCATTTCCATTGTCGTTGCGTGGGGGCTTTTCATCTTAGTGTGGAACTCCCGAAGCATGATGGAGGAAAACGCACTTTTGCTGGTGGGCGCGGCCTATTTGTTTGTGGGTTGGGTGGATTTGCTGCACACGCTGTCCTACAAAGGCATGGGGGTGTTTTCCAATGAATGGGGCCCCAATCTTCCGACTCAGCTTTGGATTCTCGCCCGATACCTGGAAAGCTCCGCTCTTTTTCTTTTTTCCATCATGGCAGGCAAAAAGGTTAAAGCAGAGCCGGTTATGGCCGCATACGGGGCTGTAACCCTTTTTGCATTGGTAAGCATATTCTGGTGGAGAATATTTCCTGACTGCTTTGTGGAGGGAAAGGGGCTTGCGCCTTTCAAGGTGATCAGCGAGTACGTCATTTGCGCAACCTTGCTGGCCTCATTGGCGGCTTTGCGAAAAAATCGCCGTTTCTTAAATCCCTACATATACAGAATGATGTCGCTCTCCATGGCCGCCACCATCGCCTCGGAGCTGTCATTTACTTTCTATATCAGCGTCTACGGCATATCTAACGTCGTCGGGCACCTTTTTAAAATCATTTCCTTTTATCTGATTTATCGCAGCCTGATTTATTCCGGTTTGCGGAGGCCCTTCGAGACTCTGTTCAATTCGCTGAAAATCAGCCAGACAAGCTACAGGCATCTGTTTGACACCATGTCTCAGGGGGTGCTGGTGATTGACGCCTTTGGGAATTTGACCGAGGTGAACCCCTCTGCTTGCGAAATATTGGGATTGTCCCGGGAGGAGATGCTCGGACAAAACCTGTATAAATTCGACTGGAACGTCATTCTGGAGTCCGGGGAAGCCATGCCGCCGGACCAATCGCCCGCCAGAAAGGTGTTAGAAACCGGCGAGCCTGTTCGAGACATCGTGAGAGGAGTCTATAACCCCAAATTGAAGGAGTATCGCTGGATTCAACTCAGCATTGTTCCGCGATTCTCCCATGGGGGAGAACATCTCGACCAGGTGCAGGCGGTAATGTCAGACATTACGGAAATGAGGCGCTCAGAAGAATTCCTGCGCAAAAGGGTCAGCGAACTCCAGTGCCTGTTCGGGCTGGGACGCCTGGTGGAAACGCCGGGGATTACCCAGGAGGAAATCATTCGCGGGTGCGTGGAGCTTATCCCCCATGGACTCCGGCACTCTTCCATGGCCTGGGCGAGCATTTCCTTTGAGGGGCAAACCTACGCCACGGAAAACTACAAGGACACGGCGCTCAAGATTTCCACTCCCATTGAAGTGGAAGGGGAAAGGCTCGGAGTTATTGAAGCAGGATACCTGGAGACGCCTCTGCTTCATGACGGCGAGGCGTTTTTAAGAGAAGAGGCGGACCTTCTGCACGCACTGGCGGAAAGGCTCGGCAGGGTCGCTGCAAGAATCCGCCTGCAGGAAACCATTCAAGAAAATCAGGCCAGGCAAAGAGCTCTGTTGGAAGGCCTGCCGGATTTACTGTTCCGCATGGACAGGAAGGGGCGCTACCTCTTTATTTCCGATAAAGCCGGAGAGGTCATGGGCCTGACTCCCGGGCAAGGAATTGGAAAAACCCATAGGGAGCTTGGCTATCCCGAGTATCAGGCGGAATTTCTCGATAAGAGTTTGAACCAGGTTTTCAGAACAAACGCCGGCTGCGAGTCCGAACTTGTTGTAACAGGGACGCATCCCGTCAAAGTATATAATGTGCGTTTCGTTCCGGTGTGGGACGCCAAAAAACAACTGACCTCGGTTTTGGGTATTTGCCGGGACATCACCGAACACAGGAAGGTGGAAAGGGACTTCAAGTCCTTGTTTGAGGAGATGATGGACGGGTTTGCGCTCCATGAGATTATTTGCAATGACGATGGAGAGCCCGTGGATTATCGCTTTTTGGCGGTCAACCCCGCCTTTGAAAAAATGACCGGATTAAAAGGAGAAGACATCCTGGGCAAACGGGTGCTGGAGGTCTTTCCGCTCACGGAGAAAAGCTGGATTGAAGCCTATGGAAAGGTTGCCTTAACCGGCGAGCCCATTGCATTTGAAAACTATTCCGTGGCATTGGAACGGCATTTTTACGTGACCGCTTACAGACCCGCCCCCGGGCAGTTTGCCTGCATTTTTGCGGATGTTACGGAGAATAAAAAAACCGAGGCTGACCGGGAGCGTTTGATCCAGGCCGTGGAGCAAAGCGGGGAAACCATCGTCATTACCGACACGGATGGAAATATCCAATACGTCAATCCCTCATTTGAAAGGGTTTCCGGGTACTCCAGGGAGGAAGTGATCGGCCGCAACCCCAATATACTAAAAAGCGGAGAGCAGGATGAGGCCTTTTACGCTCACATGTGGCAAACCATAAGCAGCGGCCGCACCTGGGAAGGCCGCATGGTTAATAAAACTCAGGACGGCGGCTTTTTCATCGAAAAGGCCTCCATTTCTCCCGTAATGGATAAAAACGGCGAAATCACCAATTATATTGGCGTGAAACGGGATATCACCGAGGAAATCCAACTGGAAGAGCGACTGGCCCAGTCCCAGAAGATGGAGGCCATCGGGACCCTGGCTGGTGGGATCGCCCATGATTTCAATAATATTTTAACGCCCATTTTTGGGTTTACCGAGATGCTGAAGGAAGACATCCCTCCCAACAGTCCCATGCAGAACCATGTGGAGGAGGTTTTTCAAGCCGCTTTAAGAGCCAGGGAACTGGTCAAGCAGATTTTAACATTCAGCCGCCAGGACAATCAGGAAGTGAGGCCCCTCCGGCTTCAGCCCATCATCAAGGAAGCCATGAAGCTGCTCCGCGGGGCCATTCCGACCACCATCGACTTTCAACTGGACATTGATCCGAAATGCGGCATTGTGATGGCCGATCCCACGCAGATTCACCAGATAGTCATGAATTTGGCGACAAATGCGTATCATGCCATGGAAATGACAGGCGGCGCCCTCACTGTGACATTAAAGGAAAGCGCCGTCTCCTCCAACGACCCCTCTTTTCCCGAATTGTCGGGGGGGAAATATGCCGTGCTCACCGTGTCGGACACAGGCATAGGCCTTGAAGATAAGGTCCTGGAAAGAATTTTCGATCCTTATTACACCACCAAGCCAAGAGGCAAGGGGACGGGCCTGGGGCTTTCCGTGGTGCATGGAATCGTCACCTCAGCCCAAGGCGCCGTGCGGGCTTATAGCGAACCCGGGCGAGGGACGAAGTTCAGCATCTACCTGCCTGTTAAGGAACGCGTCTTCGAGGCCAGGGAAAAAACGGACGAAACGCCCGTTCCTGGGGGATCGGAAAAAATTTTGTTGGTGGACGACGAGGCGCCCGTGGAAAGACTGGAAACAAGAATTCTTGAAAGACTCGGATATGATGTCGTCTCCTGCTCCTCAAGCCTCATAGCTCTGGAATCATTTACAAAAGACCCCCATGCCTTTGATCTATTGGTGACAGACATGACCATGCCGAACATGACGGGCGCCCAACTGGCCATGGAGATGCGTAAAATCAGGCCGGAACTGCCTGTCATAATTTGCACGGGCTTCAGCAATTTTATTGACGAAGAAAAGGCCGCTTCCATGGGCATTCAGGGATACGTCACGAAGCCTGTAGTAAAAAGGGAGTTGGCCCAGGTCGTCCGGACCGCGCTGGACCAGGCGTGA
- the tgt gene encoding tRNA guanosine(34) transglycosylase Tgt, with the protein MLCPLQIKFEEVEERYVEPFHFTLDAVCEKTGARAGTLTTPHGVIKTPVFMPVGTLGTVKSLAPEDLTGLNAQIILGNTYHLYLRPGCDVIDEFGGLHQFMNWDRPLLTDSGGFQIFSLAKLQKMTEEGAHFQSHIDGSRHLLTPEKAMEIQVCLGSDIAMALDECIPYPASHEQALESLGLTTRWGKRSKEAWEMTKRPGHALFGIVQGGMYGDLRKQSAEELRKIGFDGYALGGLSVGEPRDLMLEMAGTSLPYLPQDRPRYIMGVGKPQDLVDMVNLGADMFDCVLPTRNARNGQLFTSKGPLNICNAQHRTSTLPVDEECQCYTCRNYSRAYLRHLYMSRELLSYRLNTIHNIAFFISLMEKAREAVLANDYAAFYKDFFQKIETGA; encoded by the coding sequence ATGCTATGCCCTTTGCAGATAAAATTTGAGGAGGTTGAAGAAAGATACGTGGAGCCATTTCATTTTACATTGGACGCCGTGTGCGAAAAAACGGGCGCCAGGGCCGGAACCCTGACAACGCCTCACGGGGTAATCAAGACTCCGGTCTTCATGCCCGTGGGCACGCTGGGGACGGTCAAGTCTCTTGCGCCGGAGGATCTTACGGGCCTGAACGCCCAGATTATCCTCGGCAACACCTATCATTTATATCTGCGTCCCGGGTGCGACGTAATCGACGAATTCGGCGGCCTGCATCAGTTCATGAACTGGGACAGGCCCTTGCTGACGGACAGCGGCGGGTTCCAAATATTCTCCCTGGCCAAGCTGCAAAAAATGACGGAGGAAGGGGCGCATTTTCAATCCCACATTGACGGGTCGCGCCATCTGCTGACGCCGGAAAAGGCCATGGAAATCCAGGTGTGCCTGGGCTCCGACATCGCCATGGCCTTGGACGAGTGCATCCCCTACCCCGCCTCCCATGAACAGGCTTTGGAATCCCTTGGCCTGACCACCCGGTGGGGCAAACGAAGCAAGGAAGCCTGGGAGATGACCAAAAGGCCCGGCCACGCCCTTTTCGGAATCGTCCAGGGCGGCATGTACGGCGATTTGCGGAAGCAGTCGGCCGAGGAGTTGCGGAAAATCGGCTTTGACGGCTACGCCCTGGGCGGGCTTTCCGTGGGCGAGCCCCGGGATTTGATGCTGGAAATGGCCGGAACCTCCCTGCCCTATCTGCCCCAGGACAGGCCCCGGTACATCATGGGCGTGGGCAAGCCCCAGGACCTGGTGGACATGGTCAACCTGGGCGCCGACATGTTCGACTGCGTGCTTCCCACGCGAAACGCCCGGAACGGCCAGTTGTTCACCTCCAAGGGCCCGTTGAACATATGCAACGCCCAGCATCGGACCAGCACTCTGCCCGTGGACGAAGAATGCCAATGCTATACGTGCCGGAACTACTCCCGGGCTTATTTAAGGCATTTGTACATGTCGCGGGAGCTTCTGTCCTACCGGCTGAACACCATCCACAACATCGCCTTTTTCATATCCCTGATGGAAAAAGCCCGGGAAGCGGTGCTGGCCAACGATTATGCGGCTTTTTACAAGGATTTTTTCCAAAAGATTGAAACCGGAGCTTAA